A single genomic interval of Lathyrus oleraceus cultivar Zhongwan6 chromosome 7, CAAS_Psat_ZW6_1.0, whole genome shotgun sequence harbors:
- the LOC127104408 gene encoding uncharacterized protein LOC127104408, with amino-acid sequence MTGVGRALKSRKLTPRFIIPYQIFGRVGLVAYRVALPLNLSSLHDVFHVSQLRKYVLDPSHVIMMDDVQYQVIWSLDGSHHLPSLGHLKRKNGHSAMKTEVLLISKILLGDYVVSGIWRLREGMQTDYQDIINFHSGKFQTTECLRFTKKQ; translated from the exons ATGACTGGTGTAGGACGTGCTTTGAAGTCGAGGAAGCTTACTCCTCGATTTATTATTCCGTATCAGATATTCGGGCGAGTTGGGCTTGTTGCTTATAGAGTGGCGTTGCCACTGAATTTGTCAAGTCTACATGATGTGTTCCATGTTTCACAACTTAGGAAGTATGTTCTGGATCCGTCGCATGTAATTATGATGGATGATGTTCAG TATCAAGTAATTTGGTCTCTAGATGGAAGTCATCATCTACCTTCACTTGGACATTTAAAACG GAAAAATGGACACAGTGCAATGAAAACAGAAGTATTATTAATTTCCAAGATATTACTTGGTGACTATGTTGTAAGTGGGATATGGAGGCTTCGTGAGGGCATGCAAACTGATTATCAAGATATTATTAATTTTCATAGTGGAAAATTCCAAACAACTGAATGCCTTAGATTTACG AAGAAACAATGA